The Sphingobium sp. JS3065 genome includes a region encoding these proteins:
- a CDS encoding SDR family NAD(P)-dependent oxidoreductase, whose amino-acid sequence MIRRFADKTVLITGGSSGIGAACVAAFLSEGAKVASADLRLPEIDQDERVLRLAVDVSDAAQATRMVADAVDVLGGIDILVNSAGIGAVEPSESLSPKEWRRTLAVNLDGCFYVSQAAIRHMLEGGKGGAIVNIGSILGHVGYPEHASYTAAKGAVVNLTRSLGIEFASRGIRVNCVSPGFVRTPMVELQATDDIMSQLVAAHPIGRIAEPEEIAKPVLFLASDEASFIVGAHIMVDGGYTAV is encoded by the coding sequence ATGATTAGGCGTTTTGCGGACAAGACCGTACTTATCACTGGCGGTTCATCGGGCATTGGGGCTGCTTGTGTGGCCGCCTTTCTTTCGGAAGGAGCTAAGGTTGCAAGTGCAGATTTGCGGCTTCCTGAAATAGACCAAGACGAACGAGTTTTGCGTTTAGCGGTTGATGTAAGTGACGCTGCGCAAGCTACAAGGATGGTCGCCGACGCTGTAGACGTTTTGGGCGGAATAGACATTTTGGTCAATAGTGCGGGGATAGGGGCGGTAGAGCCGAGTGAATCTTTGTCGCCCAAGGAGTGGCGCAGGACGCTCGCCGTTAATCTCGATGGCTGTTTCTACGTGTCGCAGGCTGCAATTCGGCATATGCTTGAAGGTGGGAAAGGGGGCGCCATCGTTAATATCGGTTCCATCCTAGGTCATGTCGGGTATCCAGAGCACGCCTCTTACACCGCCGCTAAAGGAGCCGTTGTCAATCTGACCCGCTCATTGGGTATCGAGTTTGCGTCTAGGGGCATCCGTGTAAACTGCGTTTCTCCCGGATTCGTTCGCACGCCAATGGTTGAGTTGCAGGCAACAGACGACATAATGTCTCAACTGGTCGCAGCTCATCCCATCGGGCGAATTGCCGAACCGGAGGAAATCGCTAAACCGGTGCTATTCCTCGCTTCGGACGAAGCCAGTTTTATTGTCGGCGCGCATATCATGGTTGATGGCGGTTACACTGCGGTGTAG
- a CDS encoding SDR family NAD(P)-dependent oxidoreductase, translated as MQARLKGKVAVVTGGVSGMGLGIVEMYVREGAKVVVADIQESKGAALEARFRGDVKFCRCDIRSEDDIARSISMAEEEFGGLDIMCHVAASPAARKGLADVTIEDWDDAQAVLLRSHVFLIKHSIPAMKRRGNGSIILFSSASCKTFKAQTPVAYVVAKGAVLHLGRWAAFDLAKDNIRVNVIVPGMYLTSIWGATVGASPAVADLMPQHLHEMASNWQPFPRYGRPSDIAYAATYLGSDESAFVTGTELAVDGGLSVHRPPLDPEYITEHLQNAKKMAEDELAAEE; from the coding sequence ATGCAAGCTCGTTTGAAAGGCAAGGTAGCGGTCGTCACTGGCGGGGTGTCCGGTATGGGGCTGGGCATCGTGGAGATGTACGTCCGTGAAGGCGCGAAAGTCGTCGTTGCCGACATTCAGGAATCGAAGGGGGCCGCACTTGAAGCTCGTTTCCGAGGCGACGTCAAATTCTGTCGTTGCGATATCCGGAGCGAAGACGACATCGCTCGGTCTATTTCCATGGCGGAGGAAGAGTTTGGCGGCCTAGATATTATGTGCCATGTCGCAGCCAGTCCTGCGGCCAGGAAAGGTCTGGCTGATGTGACAATCGAGGATTGGGACGATGCGCAAGCCGTGCTTTTGCGCAGTCACGTATTCTTGATCAAGCACTCCATTCCGGCCATGAAGCGCAGGGGAAATGGATCAATTATTCTTTTCTCCTCGGCGTCATGCAAAACTTTCAAAGCACAAACGCCTGTGGCCTATGTGGTTGCCAAAGGTGCTGTTTTACACTTGGGGCGTTGGGCAGCATTCGATCTCGCGAAAGATAATATACGGGTTAACGTCATTGTTCCTGGCATGTACCTCACATCCATATGGGGTGCCACGGTGGGCGCTTCGCCTGCTGTTGCTGACCTTATGCCTCAACACCTGCACGAGATGGCATCGAATTGGCAACCCTTCCCCCGATACGGTCGTCCGTCGGACATAGCTTATGCTGCCACTTATCTCGGTTCGGATGAGTCTGCATTCGTTACAGGAACCGAACTCGCAGTTGACGGGGGACTCAGCGTCCACAGGCCACCGCTGGACCCGGAATATATTACGGAACATCTTCAGAATGCCAAGAAAATGGCTGAGGATGAGTTGGCAGCAGAAGAATAA
- a CDS encoding TonB-dependent receptor, with translation MRQQFILGALLGSCSALAGTVPGYAQVATGEKDSTSPLAQAAEPAGADIVITAQRRSERLQDVPIAVSALSGDALKSMGVNKPQDIFRQMPSITFQAPAGAAGFPIFVVRGVAMLDLSYTSESSVATYRDDVYQGNNALAATPVFDLERVEVLRGPQGTLWGRNATGGLINFISAKPTQEFAAGATVQYGNYDDVVLEGYVSGPLSDTVRARLAGRFNSNNGYQTDVVNGLRLGTTDHAVDLRGILAFDPTDALSITLSAHFTDASGRNDGGAFKGTRQPGNPAASCALDQVLANQCVNSLGYRNPTFTRSLAYSGEDLSFSRHGWGASGHIELDLGGVTLTSITAYETIRKFEGFDADRAPIGQSAGRFLQVFDIDHEQISQEIRLSGKSDKLKWQVGGFYYHDKRFYTSSLPFIPAGNWADQSITSYSVFAQGTYALTDTFNLTAGARYTKDKKDILLAGVSAGSVPGTRLGTRTFLLDSGTAPDAITWRLGADYHVAQDVMFFATASTGYKVGGFNATGQFSAATAGPVAPEKITAYELGVKSSWLDRRLTANLTIYHTIWDKIQAAATVPIPGTNTIGVVYTNIGKAKIDGLEAEIAFRPIDELSFNAGLSLNHNKVRAPGVIIGGRPIDGNVLANTPKTSIFGGFNWEPRLANDSRLIFGANASYQSRKNFRPDNSPFTYQPAYTLVDARAGWADASDRYRVEVFAKNLFDKKYFESGAPFGDEAIYAWGMPRTYGVRVTSKF, from the coding sequence ATGAGGCAGCAATTTATTCTTGGAGCGCTTCTAGGCTCTTGTTCCGCGCTTGCCGGGACTGTCCCAGGATATGCTCAGGTGGCGACAGGCGAAAAAGACAGTACGAGCCCGCTGGCGCAAGCTGCAGAGCCTGCTGGAGCTGATATCGTAATAACTGCCCAGCGCCGCTCGGAAAGGCTTCAGGATGTGCCAATTGCGGTCTCTGCGTTGAGCGGCGACGCCCTGAAAAGCATGGGCGTAAACAAGCCTCAAGATATATTCCGTCAGATGCCAAGTATTACTTTTCAAGCGCCAGCGGGCGCGGCTGGTTTTCCTATCTTCGTCGTCCGCGGCGTGGCCATGTTGGACCTGAGCTATACTAGTGAGTCTTCGGTCGCAACGTATCGCGATGACGTTTATCAAGGAAATAACGCGCTTGCAGCCACGCCAGTCTTCGATCTGGAGCGGGTTGAAGTCTTACGTGGCCCCCAAGGCACTTTGTGGGGGCGTAATGCGACCGGTGGATTGATCAATTTCATATCGGCAAAACCAACGCAGGAGTTCGCCGCCGGTGCGACGGTGCAATACGGCAACTATGATGACGTGGTCTTGGAAGGTTATGTTTCCGGCCCCCTCAGCGATACCGTTCGAGCGCGCCTGGCCGGTCGCTTTAATTCGAACAACGGATACCAGACTGATGTCGTAAATGGTCTTCGTCTGGGGACCACGGATCACGCGGTTGACCTTCGTGGCATTCTGGCTTTCGATCCGACTGACGCATTAAGCATCACGCTGTCTGCGCATTTCACAGATGCGTCGGGTCGGAACGATGGTGGGGCATTCAAAGGTACGCGGCAACCAGGAAATCCTGCTGCTTCCTGTGCCCTTGATCAGGTGCTGGCCAATCAATGTGTCAACAGTCTTGGATATCGTAACCCAACTTTCACCCGGAGCTTAGCTTATTCTGGCGAGGATCTTAGCTTTTCCCGGCATGGTTGGGGTGCAAGCGGCCATATCGAACTGGATCTTGGAGGGGTGACGCTAACGTCGATTACCGCTTATGAAACGATCCGGAAATTTGAGGGCTTTGATGCTGATCGCGCTCCTATAGGCCAGTCAGCAGGACGATTTTTACAAGTTTTCGACATTGACCATGAACAGATTAGCCAAGAAATTCGCTTAAGTGGAAAAAGTGATAAATTGAAGTGGCAAGTCGGAGGTTTTTACTATCACGATAAGCGATTTTACACCTCGAGTTTGCCATTCATACCTGCAGGTAACTGGGCCGATCAGTCTATAACAAGCTACTCTGTGTTTGCTCAGGGCACTTATGCTCTCACCGACACATTCAATCTGACTGCTGGCGCGCGGTATACCAAGGATAAAAAGGATATCCTGCTGGCTGGTGTCTCTGCTGGGAGCGTTCCGGGAACTCGGTTGGGCACAAGAACATTCCTGCTCGATTCTGGGACAGCGCCGGATGCTATCACTTGGCGGCTAGGGGCAGATTATCACGTAGCGCAAGATGTCATGTTTTTTGCAACAGCTTCGACCGGGTATAAAGTCGGCGGCTTTAATGCGACGGGGCAATTTTCGGCTGCGACCGCAGGACCTGTGGCGCCTGAAAAGATCACCGCCTATGAACTTGGTGTCAAATCCAGTTGGCTAGACCGGCGTCTTACCGCTAATTTGACAATATACCATACTATTTGGGATAAAATTCAAGCTGCTGCCACCGTTCCTATTCCAGGGACGAACACCATCGGCGTGGTGTACACCAACATAGGTAAAGCGAAGATCGACGGACTGGAGGCCGAAATTGCTTTCCGTCCAATCGATGAGCTCTCATTTAATGCGGGTCTATCGTTAAATCATAATAAGGTTCGGGCACCGGGGGTCATTATCGGTGGACGGCCGATTGATGGCAACGTCCTAGCTAATACGCCCAAAACCTCCATTTTCGGGGGTTTCAATTGGGAGCCGCGGCTTGCAAATGACAGTAGGCTGATTTTTGGCGCTAACGCGAGTTATCAAAGTCGCAAAAACTTCCGTCCGGACAATTCGCCGTTTACCTATCAACCAGCTTATACACTCGTCGATGCTCGTGCCGGATGGGCCGACGCAAGTGATCGCTATCGGGTGGAGGTCTTTGCGAAGAACTTGTTTGACAAGAAATATTTTGAATCTGGAGCGCCATTTGGCGACGAAGCGATTTATGCGTGGGGCATGCCCCGAACCTATGGAGTACGGGTCACTTCAAAGTTTTAG
- a CDS encoding aspartate/glutamate racemase family protein has product MVVEGVRAGRDEEVRILWISDTTPQQMAKNPDDQALVYENMLEYVRSVARSNTKVDIHFVKDNAGEAFSPWLRYPRALLAVEVIERVRQADRDGYDAAFPGMCFGEFFLEEARQAVTMPVVGAAESSMMVAQLLGKKFAVVTTFQRFERPIEDRLRAHRWESRAIGNRPIRSYTPDLSQQMVDAYKGRPERMIEEFDQHAQQCVKEGADVVICGCNPLGAALSKAGYKEVAGTGVPVVTALSSMIKQAEMLVDLKRSLGMAKSEALVGPYMTTPQAVLEDLEARGIGMKPSYSNAEPAYSSWTP; this is encoded by the coding sequence ATGGTCGTTGAAGGAGTGCGCGCCGGGCGGGATGAGGAAGTCAGGATACTCTGGATTTCAGATACTACGCCCCAACAGATGGCTAAGAACCCCGATGACCAAGCCTTGGTATACGAGAATATGCTTGAATATGTTCGAAGCGTTGCTCGATCTAACACAAAGGTAGATATACATTTCGTGAAAGATAATGCGGGAGAAGCATTTTCACCCTGGCTTCGTTATCCCCGTGCCCTCCTTGCGGTCGAAGTGATAGAGCGGGTTAGGCAAGCGGATCGAGATGGATATGACGCCGCATTTCCGGGCATGTGCTTTGGCGAATTCTTCCTTGAGGAAGCGCGTCAGGCTGTGACCATGCCCGTTGTAGGCGCGGCGGAATCATCGATGATGGTTGCACAGCTTTTGGGTAAGAAGTTCGCTGTCGTAACGACCTTTCAGCGCTTTGAGCGACCGATCGAAGATCGCTTGCGTGCTCATCGGTGGGAGAGCCGAGCGATAGGCAACCGACCGATACGGTCATATACACCGGACCTGTCTCAGCAGATGGTGGATGCTTATAAAGGCCGACCCGAACGCATGATTGAAGAGTTTGACCAGCACGCCCAGCAGTGCGTGAAGGAAGGTGCCGACGTGGTTATTTGCGGGTGTAATCCATTAGGTGCGGCCCTTTCGAAGGCTGGCTATAAAGAGGTTGCGGGGACTGGCGTTCCGGTCGTTACTGCCCTTTCTTCGATGATCAAGCAGGCGGAGATGCTGGTCGATCTAAAACGCAGTCTCGGAATGGCAAAATCGGAAGCATTGGTTGGGCCGTATATGACTACGCCTCAAGCGGTTCTCGAAGATTTGGAAGCGCGTGGGATCGGGATGAAGCCATCCTATTCCAACGCAGAGCCCGCCTATTCCAGCTGGACACCCTGA
- a CDS encoding polysaccharide deacetylase family protein: MTKLSHDGSLLRAPAAEDRIAFDPSFGTRFMLFVDTEEEFDWNAPFRRTGHGVTALGGMARGQAYFAAAGVKPVYVTDYPVVDSDAAAEMMGRWLADGAADIGAHLHPWVNPPHVEEVTAANSYVGFLPEAVERAKLEALCLRIADRFGARPVAYRAGRYGVGPNSARLLEEAGFRLDSSVRGRFDYSGQYGPDFRGLPQYPYWAGPKRSLMELPLSTAFAGLLRGGGERLYRVAQRMGPVAGALARARMLIRIPLTPEGIAPQEAIAAIDALIEEGVPVLNFSFHSPTLEPGHTPYVRGEADRTAFYRWWDAVLSHLDRRNVRSVTLDQLLGAVQVRGRACQAA; the protein is encoded by the coding sequence ATGACCAAGCTTTCCCATGACGGCAGCCTGCTTCGCGCGCCAGCGGCGGAAGACAGGATCGCGTTCGATCCGTCCTTCGGTACGCGCTTCATGCTGTTCGTGGATACGGAGGAGGAGTTTGACTGGAACGCGCCCTTCCGGCGGACGGGGCATGGCGTGACGGCGCTTGGCGGCATGGCGCGTGGGCAGGCCTATTTCGCGGCGGCGGGGGTGAAGCCGGTTTACGTGACCGACTATCCGGTGGTCGACAGCGATGCGGCGGCGGAGATGATGGGTAGGTGGCTGGCCGATGGCGCGGCGGATATCGGCGCGCATCTCCATCCCTGGGTCAATCCGCCCCATGTCGAGGAAGTGACGGCGGCCAACAGCTATGTCGGTTTCCTGCCCGAAGCGGTGGAGCGGGCGAAGCTGGAGGCGCTGTGCCTGCGGATAGCGGATCGGTTCGGGGCGCGGCCGGTCGCCTATCGGGCGGGGCGCTATGGCGTGGGGCCGAACAGTGCGCGCCTGCTGGAGGAGGCGGGGTTCAGGCTCGACAGTTCGGTGCGCGGGCGTTTCGATTATAGCGGGCAATATGGGCCGGATTTTCGGGGCTTGCCGCAATATCCCTATTGGGCGGGGCCGAAGCGGAGCCTGATGGAACTGCCTCTCTCGACCGCTTTTGCCGGGCTGTTGCGGGGGGGTGGGGAGCGGCTTTATCGGGTGGCGCAGCGCATGGGGCCTGTCGCGGGCGCGCTGGCGCGGGCGCGGATGTTGATCCGGATTCCGCTGACGCCGGAGGGGATCGCGCCGCAGGAGGCGATTGCCGCGATCGATGCCCTGATCGAAGAGGGCGTGCCGGTGCTGAACTTCTCCTTCCACTCCCCTACGCTGGAGCCGGGGCATACGCCCTATGTTCGGGGCGAGGCGGACCGGACGGCCTTCTATCGCTGGTGGGATGCGGTGCTGAGCCATCTGGACCGGCGGAATGTCCGGTCGGTGACGCTCGATCAATTGCTTGGCGCGGTTCAGGTGCGCGGACGGGCTTGCCAAGCGGCCTGA
- a CDS encoding sensor histidine kinase, producing MPGRCRKWGIWVRFNDLMQTVLAAESRSGLGAVTLWRQCVDLLAQNDRHDRSIMSDAERRALLERLDGLSPKLSETQRIATVVELGGRLRSPSLVEFFANDRPAIAAAAMSRARLPDAVWVEMLPRLTPTARGVLRSRRDLGADTLQGLAAFGATDLVLTSDAEVEQEDMLLTEAMIVQADPPAAPPESEPVEEAGEGRSQIRNLVDRIARFTSARRAGEEEEPPHRAAVAGPRAFAFETDSAGTIVWIDQGPRAALIGLALNETALEGGSGPDGHVAGAFMRRSGFQNGRYTIMGGTMAGEWRMSATPFFDPRSGRFQGYRGQARRPFLHEVASDPRAESVSIAGLSADSIRQLVHELRTPLNAILGFAEIIEQELFGPAGHQYRDMAGKIAVDARHLLTAFDDLDLAARVSRGEGGETPRAVDPALLVTQVSARFREQGDSAQIDIAMGRDLPMVRIDPVQGERMVQHLLRTLISVSPAGEALTGVCWYQPDGADGRVVLAIDRPSTLAGMEEDRLLDPGYMPDGNWADGPLLGLGFSLRLIRSLATGCGGALEIEPGRFLLAVPAVAETEDAVGSA from the coding sequence ATGCCCGGCCGATGCCGGAAATGGGGAATTTGGGTGCGCTTCAACGATCTCATGCAGACGGTTCTTGCCGCGGAAAGCCGAAGCGGCCTGGGCGCCGTGACGTTGTGGCGGCAATGCGTCGATCTGCTGGCGCAAAATGACCGGCATGACCGGTCGATCATGTCCGATGCCGAGCGTAGGGCGTTGCTGGAGCGGCTGGACGGGCTGTCGCCGAAGCTGTCGGAAACGCAGCGGATCGCGACTGTCGTGGAACTGGGCGGGCGGCTGCGGTCGCCCAGCCTGGTGGAGTTTTTCGCCAATGACCGGCCCGCGATCGCGGCGGCGGCCATGTCCCGCGCCCGCCTGCCCGACGCGGTGTGGGTGGAGATGTTGCCGCGCCTGACGCCGACGGCGCGGGGCGTGCTGCGGTCGCGGCGCGACCTTGGGGCGGACACGTTGCAGGGGCTGGCCGCCTTTGGCGCGACCGATCTGGTGCTGACCAGCGATGCCGAGGTGGAGCAGGAAGACATGCTGCTGACCGAGGCGATGATCGTGCAGGCCGATCCGCCCGCCGCGCCGCCAGAGAGCGAGCCTGTCGAAGAGGCGGGCGAGGGGCGGAGCCAGATTCGCAACCTGGTCGACCGGATCGCGCGTTTCACCAGCGCGCGGCGGGCAGGCGAGGAAGAGGAGCCGCCGCACCGCGCAGCCGTTGCCGGGCCGCGCGCCTTCGCCTTCGAGACCGATTCGGCGGGGACCATCGTCTGGATCGACCAGGGGCCGCGGGCGGCGTTGATCGGGCTTGCGCTCAATGAGACGGCGCTGGAGGGCGGCAGCGGGCCTGACGGGCATGTCGCGGGCGCCTTCATGCGGCGCAGCGGTTTCCAGAATGGCCGCTACACGATCATGGGCGGCACGATGGCGGGCGAATGGCGGATGTCCGCGACGCCCTTTTTCGATCCGCGCTCCGGCCGGTTCCAGGGCTATCGCGGGCAGGCGCGGCGGCCCTTCCTGCACGAGGTCGCGTCCGACCCGCGTGCCGAATCCGTGTCGATCGCGGGCCTTTCCGCCGATTCGATCCGGCAACTGGTGCATGAATTGCGCACGCCGCTGAACGCGATATTGGGCTTTGCCGAGATTATCGAGCAGGAACTGTTCGGTCCGGCGGGCCATCAATATCGCGACATGGCGGGCAAGATCGCCGTGGATGCGCGGCATTTGCTGACGGCTTTCGACGATCTGGACCTGGCGGCGCGGGTTTCGCGAGGGGAGGGCGGCGAAACGCCGCGCGCGGTCGATCCGGCATTGCTGGTGACGCAGGTTTCGGCGCGCTTCCGGGAACAGGGGGACAGCGCGCAGATCGACATCGCCATGGGACGCGACCTGCCGATGGTGCGGATCGACCCGGTGCAGGGCGAGCGCATGGTGCAGCATCTGCTGCGCACGCTGATTTCCGTGTCCCCTGCGGGAGAGGCGCTGACCGGGGTGTGCTGGTATCAGCCCGACGGAGCCGATGGGCGCGTCGTGCTGGCGATCGACCGGCCATCCACTTTGGCCGGGATGGAGGAGGATCGGCTGCTCGATCCGGGCTATATGCCGGACGGTAACTGGGCGGACGGGCCGCTGCTGGGCCTGGGCTTTTCGCTGCGGCTGATCCGCAGTCTGGCGACGGGATGCGGCGGCGCGCTGGAGATCGAGCCGGGCCGTTTCCTGCTCGCCGTGCCTGCCGTCGCCGAAACCGAGGATGCGGTCGGCAGCGCCTGA
- a CDS encoding Lrp/AsnC family transcriptional regulator — translation MAGPNIDDIDLQILGELQGDGRMTNVELARKVGLTAPPCLRRVRALEESGAINSYHAVVNPSMLGYTITVFAMVSLKSQAEADLKAFEDHIATLPEVRECYMLNGEIDFILKVVAKDLQSFQQFLTSKLTPAPNVVSVKTSLTIRMSKNLPGVPLPV, via the coding sequence ATGGCCGGCCCCAATATTGACGACATCGACCTCCAGATTCTGGGCGAATTGCAGGGCGATGGCAGGATGACCAATGTGGAGCTGGCCCGCAAGGTGGGCCTGACCGCTCCCCCCTGCCTGCGCCGCGTCCGCGCACTGGAGGAAAGCGGCGCGATCAACTCCTATCATGCCGTGGTGAACCCATCGATGCTGGGCTACACCATCACGGTGTTCGCCATGGTCAGCCTGAAGAGCCAGGCCGAAGCGGACCTGAAAGCGTTCGAGGATCATATCGCCACCCTGCCGGAAGTGCGGGAATGCTATATGCTGAACGGCGAGATCGACTTCATATTGAAGGTGGTGGCGAAGGATCTTCAAAGCTTCCAGCAGTTCCTGACATCGAAACTGACCCCCGCCCCCAATGTGGTGAGCGTGAAGACGTCGCTCACCATCCGCATGTCGAAGAACCTGCCGGGCGTCCCGCTGCCGGTTTGA
- the gyrA gene encoding DNA gyrase subunit A has translation MTDETALADPSDISPISIVEEMKASYLDYAMSVIVARALPDVRDGLKPVHRRILFSAHESGFQHNKPYRKSARIVGDVIGKYHPHGDSAIYDALARMTQDWSMRVPLIDGQGNFGSMDPDPPAAMRYTEARLAKVTTALLDDLDKDTVDFQPNYDASESEPQVLPARFPNLLVNGAGGIAVGMATNIPPHNLGEVIRACLAYIENPGITIDELIQIVPGPDFPTAPLILGQSGARSAYHTGRGSIMMRSRHKIEEGRGDRQSIVLTAIPYQVGKNGLVEKIAEAAKDKRIEGISDIRDESNREGVRIVMDLKRDATPEVVLNQLWRNTPAQSSFPANMLAIRGGRPELLNIRDIIEAFVRFREEVITRRTKYELNKARDRAHILLGLVIAVTNLDEVVRIIRGSASPAEARETLLARDWPVAEIAPYLKLVEAIETEASGDTYRLSDTQVRAILDLRLHRLTALGRDEIGSELAELAAAIAEYLAILGDRVKLYAVMREEFEAIERDFATPRLSEITAAADGIEDEDLIEREEMVVTVTVQGYIKRTPLESFRAQARGGKGRSGMATKDEDAITELFVTSTHTPVLFFSTAGKVYRLKVWRLPEGGPATRGRPMVNLLPLSPGETIQTVLPLPEDEDSWKDLHVMFATANGTVRRNSMDAFANIPSNGKIAMRFDDDSDDRLIGVALLTEEDDVLLATRQGKAIRFQATDVREFQSRTSTGVRGMTLKGDDEVISLSILHRSGADQDQREEYLRFAPWKPEKEGEMQDQDMFALMKEREQFILTVCANGYGKLSSAYEYRRTGRGGQGITNIDNIGRNGPVVASFPATQADQLMLVTDQAKLIRMGLDSLRVIGRSSAGVRLFNVSDDEHVVSAAKIEESDEAEDAAEAAAPEA, from the coding sequence TTGACCGACGAGACTGCCCTCGCCGACCCTTCGGACATCAGCCCCATCTCCATCGTGGAGGAGATGAAGGCAAGCTATCTCGACTATGCCATGTCTGTCATCGTCGCCCGCGCCCTGCCGGACGTGCGCGACGGGTTGAAGCCGGTGCACCGCCGCATTCTCTTCTCCGCCCATGAATCGGGCTTCCAGCACAACAAGCCCTATCGCAAATCGGCGCGCATCGTCGGCGACGTGATCGGTAAATATCACCCCCATGGCGACAGCGCGATCTATGACGCCCTGGCGCGCATGACCCAGGACTGGTCGATGCGCGTGCCGCTGATCGACGGCCAGGGGAACTTCGGTTCCATGGACCCCGATCCGCCAGCCGCCATGCGCTACACCGAAGCGCGCCTGGCCAAGGTGACGACTGCCCTGCTGGACGATCTCGACAAGGACACGGTCGACTTCCAGCCCAACTACGACGCTTCGGAAAGCGAGCCGCAGGTTCTGCCCGCGCGCTTCCCCAACCTGCTGGTCAACGGCGCGGGCGGCATCGCGGTGGGCATGGCGACCAACATCCCGCCGCACAATCTGGGCGAAGTGATCCGCGCCTGCCTCGCCTATATCGAAAACCCCGGCATCACCATCGACGAACTGATCCAGATCGTCCCCGGCCCCGATTTCCCGACCGCGCCGCTGATCCTGGGCCAGTCGGGCGCCCGCAGCGCCTATCATACCGGGCGCGGCTCGATCATGATGCGCTCGCGCCACAAGATCGAGGAAGGACGCGGCGACCGCCAGTCGATCGTCCTCACCGCCATCCCCTATCAAGTCGGCAAGAACGGCCTCGTTGAAAAAATCGCCGAAGCCGCCAAGGACAAGCGGATCGAGGGCATCAGCGACATTCGCGACGAATCGAACCGCGAAGGCGTGCGCATCGTCATGGACCTGAAGCGCGACGCCACCCCGGAAGTCGTGCTGAACCAGCTCTGGCGCAACACCCCCGCCCAGTCGAGCTTTCCGGCCAACATGCTCGCCATTCGCGGCGGCCGCCCGGAACTGCTCAACATCCGCGACATCATAGAGGCGTTCGTCCGCTTCCGCGAAGAGGTCATCACCCGCCGCACCAAATATGAACTCAACAAGGCCCGCGACCGCGCGCATATCTTGCTGGGCCTGGTCATCGCGGTCACCAACCTGGATGAAGTCGTCCGCATCATCCGCGGTTCGGCCAGCCCGGCGGAAGCCCGCGAAACCCTGCTCGCCCGCGACTGGCCGGTGGCGGAAATCGCGCCTTACCTCAAACTGGTCGAAGCCATCGAGACCGAAGCGTCCGGCGACACCTATCGCCTCAGCGACACGCAGGTCCGCGCCATCCTCGACCTGCGCCTGCACCGCCTGACCGCGCTCGGCCGGGACGAGATCGGCAGCGAACTGGCCGAACTCGCCGCCGCCATCGCCGAATATCTCGCGATCCTGGGCGACCGGGTGAAGCTCTATGCCGTGATGCGCGAGGAGTTCGAGGCCATCGAACGCGACTTCGCCACCCCGCGCCTGTCGGAAATCACCGCCGCCGCCGACGGCATAGAGGATGAAGACCTGATCGAGCGCGAGGAGATGGTCGTCACCGTCACCGTGCAGGGCTATATCAAGCGCACCCCGCTCGAAAGCTTCCGCGCACAGGCCCGCGGCGGCAAGGGCCGCTCCGGCATGGCGACCAAGGATGAGGACGCGATCACCGAATTGTTCGTCACCTCCACGCACACGCCGGTCCTGTTCTTCTCCACGGCGGGCAAGGTCTATCGCCTGAAGGTGTGGCGCCTGCCCGAAGGCGGTCCCGCCACGCGCGGCCGTCCGATGGTGAACCTGCTCCCGCTCAGCCCCGGCGAAACGATCCAGACCGTCCTGCCGCTGCCGGAGGATGAGGATAGCTGGAAGGATCTGCACGTCATGTTCGCCACCGCGAACGGCACGGTCCGCCGCAACAGCATGGACGCCTTCGCCAACATTCCGTCCAACGGCAAGATCGCCATGCGCTTCGATGACGACAGCGACGACCGCCTGATCGGCGTCGCACTGCTGACCGAAGAGGATGACGTCCTGCTCGCCACCCGCCAGGGCAAGGCGATCCGCTTCCAGGCGACCGACGTGCGCGAATTCCAGAGCCGCACTTCGACCGGCGTGCGCGGCATGACGCTGAAAGGCGACGACGAGGTCATCTCCCTCTCCATCCTCCACCGCTCCGGCGCCGATCAGGACCAGCGCGAGGAATATCTGCGCTTCGCCCCGTGGAAGCCGGAAAAGGAAGGGGAAATGCAGGATCAGGACATGTTCGCCCTGATGAAGGAACGCGAACAGTTCATCCTGACCGTCTGCGCGAACGGCTATGGCAAGCTGTCCTCCGCCTATGAATATCGCCGCACCGGCCGCGGCGGTCAGGGCATCACGAACATCGACAATATCGGCCGCAACGGCCCGGTCGTCGCCAGCTTCCCCGCGACTCAGGCGGACCAGTTGATGCTCGTCACCGATCAGGCCAAGCTGATCCGCATGGGCCTCGACTCCCTGCGCGTCATCGGCCGCAGTTCGGCGGGCGTGCGCCTGTTCAACGTGTCCGACGACGAACATGTCGTCAGCGCCGCGAAGATCGAGGAAAGCGACGAAGCCGAAGACGCGGCGGAAGCGGCGGCTCCGGAAGCGTGA